A window of the Oncorhynchus masou masou isolate Uvic2021 chromosome 13, UVic_Omas_1.1, whole genome shotgun sequence genome harbors these coding sequences:
- the LOC135552209 gene encoding H-2 class I histocompatibility antigen, L-D alpha chain-like isoform X2: protein MYRPNLMFFVLYFSLECICRSQSDIYSLTYIYTALSKPVELPGIHEFTAMGLMNDKQIDYYDSVAKKKIPKQAWMREKLPADYWEKGTQSRKSKEQWFKVNVNILMDRMRHNNTDVHILQWKHGCEIDRQSDGTLKFIKGTDQYSYDGDDFLAFDDATMQWVAPVVQAQPTKRKWDGVQILNQYTKGYLEKECVDWLSKFMKYEDREFSRADSPPKVYVFAKKAKTAGHVRLTCMATGFYPKDVIMHIKKNGVPLTERDGVQSTGVLPNDDDTYQIRMSVQIPEADKKTYECFVNHTALKEPIVGKWDGICCDCSSFGAVVIEAVIPIIVVLILVSVVLFFVLHKRGTIATYDESRTSSDSDQGSQNAGSSDRGSKEDVKKSMLPQGSV from the exons ATGTATAGACCTAATTTGATGttttttgttttatatttttcaCTAGAATGTATTTGCCGGAGCCAAAGCG ACATCTACTCCCTGACTTACATCTACACTGCCCTGTCAAAGCCAGTAGAATTGcctggtatccatgagttcactGCCATGGGTCTGATGAATGACAAACAGATTGATTACTATGACAGTGTGGCAAAGAAGAAGATTCCCAAACAAGCCTGGATGAGGGAGAAGCTGCCAGCAGACTACTGGGAAAAAGGCACTCAGTCACGCAAGAGCAAGGAGCAGTGGTTCAAAGTCAACGTCAACATCCTGATGGATCGCATGAGGCACAACAACACTG ATGTCCATATCCTTCAGTGGAAACATGGCTGTGAGATTGACCGACAGAGTGACGGCACATTGAAATTCATAAAGGGCACAGACCAGTACAGCTACGATGGTGACGACTTCCTGGCCTTTGATGATGCCACTATGCAGTGGGTGGCCCCAGTTGTTCAAGCTCAGCCGACTAAGAGGAAGTGGGACGGGGTGCAGATCCTCAACCAGTACACCAAGGGCTACCTGGAGAAGGAGTGCGTGGACTGGCTTTCCAAATTCATGAAATATGAGGACAGAGAATTCAGTAGGGCTGATT CCCCTCCAAAGGTCTATGTATTTGCTAAAAAGGCCAAAACTGCAGGACATGTCCGACTGACCTGCATGGCCACAGGTTTCTATCCCAAAGATGTGATTATGCATATTAAGAAGAATGGTGTTCCATTGACCGAACGTGATGGAGTGCAGTCTACAGGAGTCCTACCCAATGATGATGACACCTACCAGATCAGGATGAGTGTGCAGATCCCAGAGGCAGATAAGAAAACTTATGAATGCTTTGTCAACCATACAGCATTGAAGGAGCCAATTGTGGGAAAATGGG ATGGAATATGTTGTGATTGCAGTAGTTTCGGTGCTGTAGTCATTGAGGCAGTCATCCCCATTATTGTAGTTCTGATCTTGGTTTCGGTGGTCCTGTTTTTTGTTCTGCACAAAAGAGGGACAATTG CCACTTATGATGAAAGCAGAACCTCATCAGACTCTG ATCAAGGCAGCCAGAACGCAGGGTCCTCAGACAGAGGCAGTAAGGAGGACGTTAAGAAGTCAATGCTGCCTCAGGGAA GTGTCTAG
- the LOC135552197 gene encoding histone H3-like centromeric protein A: MPRHDPDSSSASRRKGAVPKRRPPASIATASTSKAPRLSRPSASAVPAPPKRKKTRFRPGTRALMEIRKYQKSTDLLLRKGPFARLVREVCHTYTRDFMRWQVKALLALQEAAEAFLVLLFSDAYLCTIHAKRVTLFPRDIQLARRIRGVDDL; the protein is encoded by the exons ATGCCTCGTCACGATCCTGACAGTTCTTCTGCAAGCCGGCGCAAGGGTGCAGTACCCAAGCGTCGGCCTCCAGCCTCCATCGCGACTGCTTCAACATCAAAGGCACCACGGCTGAGCAGACCATCGG CCTCTGCCGTTCCAGCTCCCCCCAAGCGAAAAAAGACAAGGTTTCGCCCTGGCACCCGAGCTCTGATGGAAATTCGCAAGTACCAGAAGAGCACTGACTTGCTTTTGCGCAAGGGACCATTTGCACGCCTG GTTCGGGAGGTGTGCCATACTTATACCAGGGACTTCATGAGATGGCAGGTGAAGGCTCTCCTGGCCTTGCAGGAG GCTGCAGAGGCTTTCCTTGTTTTACTGTTTTCCGACGCCTACCTGTGTACAATCCACGCCAAGCGTGTAACGCTGTTCCCCCGTGACATTCAGCTTGCCCGGCGAATTCGAGGAGTGGATGACCTCTGA
- the LOC135552209 gene encoding H-2 class I histocompatibility antigen, L-D alpha chain-like isoform X1 codes for MYRPNLMFFVLYFSLECICRSQSDIYSLTYIYTALSKPVELPGIHEFTAMGLMNDKQIDYYDSVAKKKIPKQAWMREKLPADYWEKGTQSRKSKEQWFKVNVNILMDRMRHNNTDVHILQWKHGCEIDRQSDGTLKFIKGTDQYSYDGDDFLAFDDATMQWVAPVVQAQPTKRKWDGVQILNQYTKGYLEKECVDWLSKFMKYEDREFSRADSPPKVYVFAKKAKTAGHVRLTCMATGFYPKDVIMHIKKNGVPLTERDGVQSTGVLPNDDDTYQIRMSVQIPEADKKTYECFVNHTALKEPIVGKWDGICCDCSSFGAVVIEAVIPIIVVLILVSVVLFFVLHKRGTIVIPGLRTRATYDESRTSSDSDQGSQNAGSSDRGSKEDVKKSMLPQGSV; via the exons ATGTATAGACCTAATTTGATGttttttgttttatatttttcaCTAGAATGTATTTGCCGGAGCCAAAGCG ACATCTACTCCCTGACTTACATCTACACTGCCCTGTCAAAGCCAGTAGAATTGcctggtatccatgagttcactGCCATGGGTCTGATGAATGACAAACAGATTGATTACTATGACAGTGTGGCAAAGAAGAAGATTCCCAAACAAGCCTGGATGAGGGAGAAGCTGCCAGCAGACTACTGGGAAAAAGGCACTCAGTCACGCAAGAGCAAGGAGCAGTGGTTCAAAGTCAACGTCAACATCCTGATGGATCGCATGAGGCACAACAACACTG ATGTCCATATCCTTCAGTGGAAACATGGCTGTGAGATTGACCGACAGAGTGACGGCACATTGAAATTCATAAAGGGCACAGACCAGTACAGCTACGATGGTGACGACTTCCTGGCCTTTGATGATGCCACTATGCAGTGGGTGGCCCCAGTTGTTCAAGCTCAGCCGACTAAGAGGAAGTGGGACGGGGTGCAGATCCTCAACCAGTACACCAAGGGCTACCTGGAGAAGGAGTGCGTGGACTGGCTTTCCAAATTCATGAAATATGAGGACAGAGAATTCAGTAGGGCTGATT CCCCTCCAAAGGTCTATGTATTTGCTAAAAAGGCCAAAACTGCAGGACATGTCCGACTGACCTGCATGGCCACAGGTTTCTATCCCAAAGATGTGATTATGCATATTAAGAAGAATGGTGTTCCATTGACCGAACGTGATGGAGTGCAGTCTACAGGAGTCCTACCCAATGATGATGACACCTACCAGATCAGGATGAGTGTGCAGATCCCAGAGGCAGATAAGAAAACTTATGAATGCTTTGTCAACCATACAGCATTGAAGGAGCCAATTGTGGGAAAATGGG ATGGAATATGTTGTGATTGCAGTAGTTTCGGTGCTGTAGTCATTGAGGCAGTCATCCCCATTATTGTAGTTCTGATCTTGGTTTCGGTGGTCCTGTTTTTTGTTCTGCACAAAAGAGGGACAATTG TGATTCCTGGCTTGAGAACTAGAG CCACTTATGATGAAAGCAGAACCTCATCAGACTCTG ATCAAGGCAGCCAGAACGCAGGGTCCTCAGACAGAGGCAGTAAGGAGGACGTTAAGAAGTCAATGCTGCCTCAGGGAA GTGTCTAG
- the qrfp gene encoding LOW QUALITY PROTEIN: uncharacterized protein qrfp (The sequence of the model RefSeq protein was modified relative to this genomic sequence to represent the inferred CDS: deleted 2 bases in 1 codon) has product MLTFFSLALLVPIPGAHGHPYFPLAILPTLENPEWEADLLQLQASLDVPGAVAAAGLRSWGQLLELGPEDPRLGLLSELVEENGWGQKGLMRGQRGDLERRPLGPFPGHPMDTLHYQEGGEEGGEGGKRNEALTSIAGGLQAFNREKGGFGFRFGRK; this is encoded by the exons ATGCTCACTTTTTTCTCACTGGCTCTGCTGGTTCCCATCCCGGGGGCACACGGGCACCCCTACTTCCCCCTTGCCATCCTGCCCACATTGGAGAACCCTGAGTGGGAGGCTGACTTACTCCAGCTCCAGGCCTCCCTTGATGTCCCAGGGGCTGTAGCTGCAGCGGGTCTCCGCTCTTGGGGGCAGCTGCTGGAGCTGGGACCAGAGGACCCACGCCTGGGCCTGCTCAGCGAGCTGGTGGAAGAGAACGGCTGGGGACAGAAGGGCTTGATGAGGGGCCAGAGGGGGGATCTGGAGAGGAGGCCGCTGGGTCCCTTCCCCGGTCACCCTATGGACACTCTGCACTAccaagaggggggagaagagggaggagag ggaggaaagaggaacgAAGCTCTCACATCCATCGCCGGCGGGCTTCAGGCTTtcaacagagagaagggaggcttCGGGTTCCGCTTCGGAAGGAAGTAA